One genomic region from Oncorhynchus clarkii lewisi isolate Uvic-CL-2024 chromosome 21, UVic_Ocla_1.0, whole genome shotgun sequence encodes:
- the LOC139379627 gene encoding interferon gamma 1-like — MDVLSRAVMCFCLMGWMTLGWSNAAQFTSINMKRNIDKLKVHYKISKDQLFNGNPVFPKDTFEDSEQRVLMSVVLDVYLSIFSQMLNQTGDQEVRERLDQVKGKVQETQKHYFLGRIPELRTHLQNLWAIKTSDTTVQGKALSEFITIYEKASKLAHEIHLKKDNRRKRRQAQRLKSHIM; from the exons ATGGATGTGTTATCAAGGGCTGTGATGTGTTTCTGCTTGATGGGCTGGATGACTTTAGGATGGAGTAATGCTGCTCAGTTCACATCAATTAACATGAAGAGAAACATAGACAAACTGAAAGTCCACTAT AAGATCTCCAAGGACCAGCTGTTCAACGGAAACCCTGTATTCCCCAAGGACACGTTTGAG gaCAGTGAGCAGAGGGTGTTGATGAGTGTGGTTCTGGACGTGTACCTGAGTATCTTCAGCCAGATGCTGAACCAGACGGGGGACCAGGAAGTGAGGGAGAGGCTGGACCAGGTCAAGGGGAAGGTTCAGGAGACCCAGAAACACTATTTCCTGGGGAGGATACCTGAGCTGAGGACACACCTGCAGAACCTGTGGGCCATCAAG ACCAGTGACACCACAGTCCAGGGGAAGGCTCTGTCCGAGTTCATTACCATCTACGAGAAAGCCTCCAAACTGGCCCATGAGATCCATCTAAAGAAGGACAACCGCAGGAAGAGACGGCAAGCCCAGAGGCTCAAATCACACATCATGTAG